The following coding sequences are from one Anguilla anguilla isolate fAngAng1 chromosome 12, fAngAng1.pri, whole genome shotgun sequence window:
- the LOC118210079 gene encoding muscleblind-like protein 1 isoform X7, translated as MAMLAQQMQLANAMLPGTQLQPVLWGREALQPMFSVAPSLATNATAAAAFNPYLGPVSPGLMQAEILPSAPMLMTGNPNVPVPSAAAAAAQKLMRTDRLEVCREYQRGNCTRGENDCRFAHPVDSTMIDTNDNTVTVCMDYIKGRCSREKCKYFHPPAHLQAKIKAAQHQVNQAAAAAAMGIPAGVLPPLPKRPALEKTNGATAMFNAGMFQYQQALANMQFPQQAAFIPSGSILCMTPATSVVPMMHGATPATVSAATTSATSVPFATATANQIPIISADHLTSHKYVTQM; from the exons ATGGCCATGCTGGCACAGCAGATGCAGCTGGCCAACGCCATGTTGCCTGGGACACAACTGCAACCAGTG CTGTGGGGAAGAGAGGCACTGCAG CCCATGTTCTCCGTCGCCCCGAGCCTCGCCACCAACGCCACCGCTGCCGCAGCGTTTAACCCTTACCTGGGCCCGGTGTCGCCCGGCCTGATGCAGGCCGAAATCCTCCCCAGCGCGCCCATGCTCATGACTGGCAACCCCAACGTCCCTGTGCCCTccgctgctgccgccgctgcaCAGAAGCTGATGAGGACAGACCGGCTGGAG GTGTGTAGGGAGTACCAGCGGGGCAACTGCACCCGGGGTGAAAATGATTGTCGATTCGCTCACCCTGTCGACAGCACTATGATTGACACCAATGACAATACGGTGACGGTGTGCATGGACTACATCAAGGGCCGCTGCTCTCGGGAGAAGTGCAAGTACTTCCACCCCCCGGCCCACCTTCAGGCCAAGATCAAGGCCGCCCAGCACCAAGTCAACcaagctgctgcagcagctgccatG GGAATCCCAGCCGGAGTTCTGCCTCCGTTACCAAAGAGACCCGCGCTTGAAAAAACCAATGGTGCCACAGCCATGTTCAATGCTGGCATGTTCCAGTACCAACAAGCCCTTGCCAACATGCAGTTTCCACAGCAAGCAGCCTTTATTCCGTCAG GCTCAATATTGTGCATGACACCTGCAACAAGTGTTG TTCCCATGATGCACGGTGCTACACCAGCCACTGTGTCTGCAGCAACCACATCTGCCACAAGTGTTCCCTTCGCAActgccacagccaatcag ATTCCGATAATATCTGCAGATCATCTGACTAGTCATAAATATGTGACACAGATGTAG